One Pelagicoccus enzymogenes DNA window includes the following coding sequences:
- a CDS encoding acyltransferase family protein: protein MNRSRERLLSLDALRGFTIIGMIVVNSPGSWGHVYAPLLHAPWHGVTVTDMVFPFFLFFVGVSIALAYVGKSQRKAERRSAYGKILWRVVKIFALGVFLNLWPQFNFEEVRVVGVLQRIAIVFGVCAILFLNTSWRQQFCLGAGVLLAYWGLLQWVPVPLDEVNRGALESGIVERALGASQAVSVEAASEGALAPNLEPGTNLQAWLDRKFVPGSMWERTWDPEGVLSTLPAVGTGIFGMLVGAMILGIGDPYRRVSWLFFVGVVTVLAGEVWSWVFPLNKNLWSSSFVLFSGGWSTLCLAACLLLVDIQRHRGWAQVGVIFGSNPVVAYALSGMLTLFFYASTSYWPSLSKRFMDGAIGLGMSGELASLLYALLYVGVLFLPVYWLWKRRIFVKL from the coding sequence ATGAACCGTAGTCGAGAACGTCTCCTCTCTCTGGATGCCCTGCGCGGATTCACCATAATCGGGATGATCGTAGTGAACAGCCCCGGATCTTGGGGGCATGTCTACGCGCCCTTGCTGCATGCCCCTTGGCATGGCGTGACAGTCACGGATATGGTTTTCCCTTTCTTCCTGTTCTTCGTAGGCGTATCGATCGCATTGGCGTATGTGGGGAAGTCTCAGCGGAAGGCGGAGCGTCGTTCCGCTTACGGAAAAATCCTTTGGCGAGTGGTTAAGATCTTTGCTTTGGGCGTTTTCCTGAATCTCTGGCCGCAATTCAATTTCGAGGAGGTTCGGGTCGTGGGGGTGCTGCAGCGGATCGCTATCGTCTTTGGCGTTTGCGCTATCCTGTTTTTGAATACGAGTTGGCGGCAGCAGTTTTGCTTGGGAGCTGGAGTCTTGCTGGCATACTGGGGCTTGCTCCAATGGGTGCCGGTGCCGCTTGACGAGGTGAACCGTGGAGCTTTGGAATCGGGTATCGTTGAACGAGCTCTGGGGGCGTCTCAGGCGGTGTCGGTAGAGGCGGCGAGCGAAGGCGCCTTAGCCCCAAACCTGGAGCCCGGCACCAACTTGCAGGCCTGGCTGGATCGAAAGTTCGTTCCCGGAAGCATGTGGGAACGGACCTGGGACCCGGAGGGAGTTTTGAGCACCTTGCCTGCGGTGGGCACGGGGATTTTTGGCATGCTGGTTGGAGCTATGATTTTGGGGATTGGAGATCCTTACCGCCGCGTGAGTTGGCTGTTTTTCGTGGGAGTGGTAACGGTGCTGGCAGGTGAGGTCTGGAGCTGGGTTTTTCCTCTCAACAAGAACTTGTGGAGCAGTTCGTTCGTTCTTTTTTCCGGGGGCTGGTCGACGCTCTGTTTGGCAGCCTGCTTGTTGCTAGTAGATATCCAGCGTCATCGCGGCTGGGCGCAAGTGGGTGTGATTTTCGGTTCCAATCCCGTTGTCGCCTACGCCCTCTCGGGCATGCTGACCCTGTTCTTCTACGCTTCCACCAGCTACTGGCCGAGTCTGAGCAAGCGCTTCATGGACGGTGCGATCGGACTTGGAATGTCTGGTGAATTGGCCTCTTTGCTCTATGCGTTGCTTTACGTGGGCGTGTTGTTCTTGCCGGTTTATTGGCTCTGGAAGCGCCGGATTTTCGTGAAGCTCTAG
- a CDS encoding sodium:solute symporter family protein yields MSLSPLDWIIIVLFFVISLSIGLVVSRRAGKSSSEYFLSGRSMPWWLLGVSMVATTFAIDTPNLVTGIVRQDGVAGNWVWWAFLLTGMLTVFVYARLWRRSKVSTDLEFYELRYSGKSAAFLRGFRAVYLGVFFNVMIMANVCLAGIKLGGVALGLSPIETLLVASSITVVYSSLGGLRGVLITDFIQFGIAMLGSIWATSLIVGMPEVGGLSGLLTHPNVVDKLNLFPDFSNSTMVVSVFIVPLAVQWWSVWYPGSEPGGGGYVAQRMLSAKNERHAIGATFFFNLAHYGLRPWPWILMGLASLIVYPNLESLQAAFPALDENFIRDDLAYPAMLAFLPAGILGLVVASLVAAFMSTISTHLNWGSSYVVNDVYKRFVKPEASEKELVRIGRLSTVVLMVLAGVVALFLESAMQSFNILLSIGAGTGLIFILRWFWWRVNAATEISGMVVSFFVALFFEFGYERLGFEPLAGYVQLIASVSLTTVVWLLVTFLTPASSDEVLERFYLAIRPVGPGWERVRRSLVEKGIAVPETAEGESLTRGIAGFLVGSFSVYFFLFGVGYLIYGNLLLGIALLALATGGIAYILKRVIAN; encoded by the coding sequence ATGTCCCTATCCCCACTTGATTGGATTATTATCGTCCTTTTCTTTGTTATATCCCTGTCGATTGGCCTCGTTGTTTCGCGGCGAGCGGGAAAGTCCTCCTCCGAGTACTTCCTGTCCGGCCGCAGCATGCCCTGGTGGCTCTTGGGTGTATCCATGGTGGCCACCACCTTTGCGATCGATACGCCGAACCTCGTTACCGGGATCGTGCGGCAAGATGGAGTCGCGGGGAACTGGGTTTGGTGGGCTTTTCTGCTGACGGGGATGCTTACCGTTTTCGTTTACGCCCGGCTGTGGCGTCGCTCCAAGGTCTCTACTGACTTGGAGTTTTACGAGCTTCGCTACAGCGGGAAGTCGGCAGCGTTCTTGCGTGGATTTCGCGCGGTCTATCTCGGTGTCTTCTTCAATGTCATGATCATGGCCAACGTCTGCTTGGCAGGCATCAAGCTAGGGGGAGTCGCCTTGGGGCTCTCACCGATTGAGACGCTGCTGGTCGCGTCCTCGATCACCGTTGTCTACAGTTCTCTAGGAGGGCTGCGAGGCGTTTTGATAACGGACTTTATCCAGTTTGGCATCGCGATGCTGGGGTCGATTTGGGCGACTTCTCTGATTGTGGGGATGCCGGAAGTGGGAGGTTTGAGCGGATTGCTGACGCATCCAAATGTCGTCGATAAGCTAAACCTTTTCCCGGACTTCTCGAATTCCACCATGGTCGTATCCGTTTTTATCGTACCGCTTGCGGTGCAATGGTGGAGCGTTTGGTATCCCGGTTCGGAGCCTGGGGGCGGTGGCTACGTGGCCCAGCGTATGCTGTCAGCCAAGAACGAACGGCATGCGATCGGCGCTACTTTCTTCTTTAATCTAGCCCATTACGGTCTACGTCCGTGGCCTTGGATATTGATGGGATTGGCGTCGCTCATCGTGTATCCGAATCTTGAATCGCTACAAGCGGCCTTTCCCGCACTCGACGAAAACTTCATTCGTGACGACCTCGCTTATCCGGCGATGCTGGCCTTCTTGCCAGCCGGGATTTTGGGGCTGGTGGTGGCGTCCTTGGTGGCGGCCTTCATGTCTACTATTTCAACCCACTTGAATTGGGGGTCTTCCTATGTCGTGAACGACGTGTACAAGCGGTTCGTGAAGCCGGAAGCAAGCGAGAAGGAGTTGGTGCGGATCGGGCGTTTGTCGACGGTGGTGCTGATGGTTTTGGCAGGAGTGGTCGCCCTTTTTCTGGAGAGCGCGATGCAGAGCTTCAACATCCTCTTGTCGATTGGGGCCGGCACAGGGTTGATTTTCATCCTACGTTGGTTTTGGTGGAGGGTGAATGCGGCCACCGAGATTTCGGGAATGGTCGTTTCGTTCTTCGTGGCCCTGTTCTTCGAATTTGGATACGAACGCCTCGGGTTCGAGCCATTGGCAGGCTACGTGCAGCTGATTGCCAGCGTTTCGCTTACGACAGTGGTGTGGCTGCTGGTGACTTTCCTCACGCCTGCTAGTTCCGACGAGGTACTCGAACGCTTCTACCTTGCGATCCGCCCAGTGGGCCCTGGTTGGGAAAGGGTGCGCCGTTCTTTGGTCGAGAAGGGGATTGCCGTTCCGGAGACAGCGGAAGGCGAAAGCCTGACGCGAGGCATCGCCGGATTTTTGGTGGGTAGCTTTTCGGTGTACTTTTTCCTGTTTGGAGTGGGTTACCTGATTTATGGGAATCTCTTGTTAGGCATTGCTTTGCTCGCCTTGGCGACAGGGGGCATCGCCTATATCTTAAAGAGAGTAATTGCTAACTGA
- a CDS encoding beta-N-acetylhexosaminidase: MAAVTIMGGNITGTASVLESEEAFSRLLPIPQKVMVGEGRFRIEKSFAVKVSGQPDDRLYGAASRFLRRLDQRTGLFLPQDYVEKGETLESVGLEISVKRPGEVKLGEDETYFLSVEAGIVRLSAETDLGAMHGLETLLQLLSADEQGYYFPVSRIEDSPRFPWRGLMIDSARHFMPLDLIKRNLDGMAAVKMNVMHWHLTEDQGFRAEIKSFPKLHEMGSDGMYYTQDEMREIVAYAADRGIRVYPEFDVPGHATAWLVGHPELASLPGPYEIERGWGIFDPTLDPTKERVYEVLEAVFTEMAAIFPDEYFHIGGDENEGHHWDQAEHIQAFMKERGIADNHELQSFFNKRLLTILEKLDKKMVGWDEILQPTMPTNIMIHSWRGRDSMEAAAKQGYASILSNGYYIDLMQPASEHYLVDPLPSDIDLDEEERARVYGGEATMWSEHVTLETVDSRIWPRTAAIAERLWSDASIRDVEDMYRRLDTIALQLEELGLTHIKNRDMMMRRLAGGYDIEALRVLADVVEPLKIYRRNADLSYRSFSPYTLLPDVAVADAKDARRFRALVDAYLETGHAADKAAVESMLNVWRTNHASFARLADRSPALREALPLSEALRDLATLGLAAMGGESPDAAPVLERAREPVAKVELQVVDGVERLLEK; the protein is encoded by the coding sequence GTGGCAGCAGTAACGATCATGGGAGGGAACATTACGGGGACGGCAAGCGTGTTGGAGAGCGAAGAGGCCTTCTCCCGTTTGCTGCCGATTCCCCAGAAGGTAATGGTAGGAGAGGGCCGCTTTCGCATCGAAAAATCGTTCGCCGTGAAGGTTAGTGGCCAACCTGACGATCGGTTGTACGGAGCGGCCAGTCGCTTCCTGCGCCGCTTGGACCAACGGACGGGTTTGTTCCTGCCCCAAGACTACGTCGAGAAAGGTGAGACCTTGGAGTCGGTTGGCCTCGAAATCTCTGTCAAACGTCCGGGGGAGGTCAAGCTGGGCGAGGACGAGACTTACTTCCTCTCCGTGGAAGCGGGGATTGTGCGCTTGAGCGCGGAGACGGATCTAGGTGCGATGCACGGTTTGGAAACGCTGTTGCAGCTCTTGTCGGCCGACGAGCAAGGTTATTACTTTCCCGTTTCCAGAATCGAAGATTCCCCTCGATTCCCCTGGAGGGGCTTGATGATCGACTCGGCTCGTCACTTCATGCCGCTGGATTTGATCAAGCGCAACTTGGATGGAATGGCTGCGGTGAAGATGAATGTAATGCATTGGCACTTGACCGAGGACCAGGGGTTCCGAGCTGAGATCAAGAGCTTCCCGAAATTGCATGAAATGGGATCGGATGGAATGTACTACACGCAAGATGAGATGCGCGAGATCGTTGCCTACGCTGCAGACAGGGGAATTCGCGTGTATCCAGAATTTGATGTTCCTGGGCACGCGACTGCTTGGTTGGTTGGGCATCCGGAGCTGGCAAGCTTGCCAGGGCCTTATGAGATCGAGCGGGGCTGGGGGATTTTCGACCCGACTTTGGATCCGACCAAGGAACGGGTATACGAAGTGTTGGAGGCAGTCTTTACGGAGATGGCAGCTATCTTTCCGGATGAGTACTTCCATATCGGTGGCGATGAAAACGAGGGCCACCACTGGGACCAGGCTGAACACATTCAGGCTTTCATGAAGGAACGCGGCATCGCGGACAACCACGAGCTGCAGAGCTTTTTCAACAAGCGTCTGCTGACCATCCTGGAGAAGCTCGACAAGAAAATGGTTGGCTGGGACGAGATTTTGCAGCCGACCATGCCGACCAATATAATGATCCACTCTTGGAGGGGACGCGACTCGATGGAGGCGGCCGCTAAGCAAGGATACGCGAGTATCTTGTCCAATGGCTACTATATCGACTTGATGCAGCCGGCTAGTGAACACTACTTGGTAGATCCGCTCCCTTCCGATATCGACCTGGACGAAGAGGAACGCGCCCGTGTCTACGGTGGGGAAGCGACGATGTGGAGCGAGCACGTGACCTTGGAAACAGTGGATTCGCGCATTTGGCCGCGCACGGCTGCCATTGCCGAACGGCTTTGGTCGGACGCTTCGATTCGAGATGTTGAGGATATGTACCGAAGGTTGGATACTATTGCTCTGCAGCTCGAAGAATTGGGCCTGACCCATATCAAGAACCGCGACATGATGATGCGCCGTTTGGCGGGTGGCTACGATATAGAGGCTCTACGAGTTCTAGCGGATGTGGTCGAGCCGCTCAAGATCTACCGCCGCAATGCGGATTTGAGCTACCGTTCTTTTTCGCCCTATACCTTGTTGCCTGACGTCGCGGTGGCTGACGCGAAAGATGCTCGCCGCTTCAGAGCGCTGGTCGATGCCTACCTCGAGACAGGGCATGCCGCGGACAAGGCCGCGGTTGAAAGCATGTTGAATGTTTGGCGTACGAACCATGCCTCCTTTGCCCGTTTGGCCGATCGTTCCCCTGCGCTTCGCGAAGCGTTACCCTTGTCGGAAGCGTTGAGAGACCTGGCGACGCTAGGCCTTGCGGCGATGGGCGGCGAGTCGCCAGACGCTGCACCGGTCCTAGAGCGAGCTCGCGAACCGGTCGCAAAAGTAGAGCTGCAAGTCGTAGATGGGGTCGAGCGATTACTTGAGAAGTGA
- a CDS encoding PIG-L deacetylase family protein, translating into MEKHFIPDGVSLQAAQSRVTHMGIGAHQDDLEIFAYHGIATCYRSASNWFAGVTVTDGGGSAREGAYRDYTDDQMKEVRHREQNRAAKMGGYSFQAQLGIPSRVVKDAEAATGLVDELYELLDACRPHTLYLHNPADKHDTHIAVLARCLEALRRLPVEARPERVYGCEVWRDLDWLDDERKIALPVDAHPILARDLVAIFESQVAGGKDYVNATLGRRHANATFYQSHSVDEVSGYTFAMDLSPLLENENLSVADFVSGHLDRFKSDVLERIQKMVR; encoded by the coding sequence ATGGAAAAGCACTTTATACCGGATGGCGTGAGCCTGCAGGCCGCCCAATCGCGCGTCACTCACATGGGCATTGGGGCCCACCAGGACGATCTGGAAATCTTCGCCTACCATGGGATCGCAACCTGCTATCGTTCCGCTTCGAACTGGTTCGCAGGTGTTACGGTGACGGATGGTGGCGGGAGCGCTCGAGAGGGAGCGTATCGAGATTACACGGACGACCAGATGAAGGAAGTGCGCCATCGCGAGCAGAATCGGGCGGCTAAAATGGGAGGTTATTCTTTCCAGGCTCAGCTGGGGATTCCGAGCCGGGTGGTGAAAGACGCGGAGGCTGCGACTGGCTTAGTAGACGAGCTCTATGAGTTGCTCGATGCCTGCCGACCGCACACTTTGTACCTCCATAATCCAGCCGACAAGCACGACACCCATATCGCGGTGCTGGCCCGTTGTTTGGAAGCCTTGAGACGCTTGCCTGTGGAAGCTCGTCCAGAACGTGTCTATGGCTGCGAAGTATGGCGCGACTTGGATTGGCTGGACGACGAGCGCAAAATCGCATTGCCTGTCGACGCCCACCCAATTCTCGCTCGGGACTTGGTCGCGATATTCGAGTCGCAAGTTGCGGGAGGGAAAGATTATGTGAACGCCACGCTGGGGCGTCGCCATGCCAACGCGACCTTTTATCAGTCCCACTCCGTCGACGAAGTGAGCGGCTACACTTTCGCCATGGACCTTAGTCCATTGCTGGAAAACGAAAACCTGAGTGTCGCCGACTTTGTCAGTGGGCATTTGGATCGATTCAAATCGGATGTGCTCGAGCGTATCCAAAAAATGGTTAGGTAA